The Elusimicrobiota bacterium genome segment CGAGCAAACGGGCCAAGCAGCCCGAGAAGAAGTCCGCGGCGACGAACGCCGACCCCGAGTGGGACCATCTCGAGGAACGCTTCAGCACGCTCAGCACGGACTTCAACCAGCTCGCCGAGATGATGGACCGCGACAAGGAAGAGGAGCCGGAGCGCTAGGGGCGCGCTCGTCCCCTTCCGGGACTGACCGGAAGGGGATGTGCTATAATCACGACTCGTCGTAGGGGTCGTGGTGTAGCCTGGCCTAACACGCTGCCCTGTCAAGGCAGAGACCGCGGGTTCAAATCCCGTCGACCCCGCCAGTTTTCTGGCGATAACCCGGCGCAATTTCTCTAGGAATAACAAGGGAAATTGCGCCGGTGTTTTTTTGTAACGGACTGCACATCACGGCGGGATTCGAACTTCTCGACGGAGAGCGATTCTAATTTCCTCGTCGAGAACGCTGACCGCGTTCGGAACAACCAGCGATTCGCACACCCACCGCGCCAGCTACTCGACCTTGGTCTTGAATTAGGATTTCGCCCCCGCCGTCTTAGGGGACGACGAGATTCGAAATTTGCGCCGCTTGCGCGACTCCCGTTCGGCGTGGCCTAAAATCTGCATCAGCTCCCGAAGCCGCGACACCACGTCGTCGGCCCCATCGACGATCTCGACCTCGCATTCATCGGGGCCGGTTTGCCACATGACTCTTTCGCCGTTGGTGATGCGGCGAAACTTAACGGGGATTGACAGGGTGATTCTCAGAGCCTTCCGTGGATTCGATTGTCGCTCCGATTCCGCGGGCATCGTTTGTCCTCTTGTCAACAAGTACAGGGACACGATAGCTTTGCCCGCCTGCATGAGCAAGGCCCACTAGCGCAACTCGCGCAGGGCGGATACAATGGGGGCATGATGTCTGCTCGTTTCTTAACCCCAATCGTGGTCGCGGGCCTAGGGGGGCTATTGGGGAGTGTGGGGCTGGTTTCAATAGCGCGCATCTCGCAGGCCGTAGAACCCGAGGCGCTCAAAACCTCAAGTTCTCAGAACAGTCCGATGATCCAAGAACTGGGGCTGAGAACACCGGAAGCTCGGAAAAGCGCATTGGTGAAGTATATCGATGTGCTCACAGGAGCGGACATTGAACATGACGGCATCGAAGATCTGGACCGTGCTCAGACGTTTGTCTATCTTAATTGGATACTGGGAGATTCACCGGCAAGCGAAATCACCGAATATCGGAAGATGGTTGCACATTCTTTTCTAGCATTCCTGAGGCAACACGACGATGCGAAAGTCCGGGATATGGTGGCGCGTTACATGCGAGGCAACAATCCTGCTGAGGCCGCATCATATAAGAGCAGCTTAGTGCGACACCTCGGGGAATGCATGGAGCCAAACGATGCATTGCGAGAGGAAGCCCTCACCGTGCTTGCCAAAATGGCCAAATCAGACAAGGATGACATTGTCCGAACTGCAGCCCGGGAGGCGATGACTCGACTTGGAGCCGAGGAGTCTCCGACTCCGACCGCCCAAGCAAGAGAATCAATGGAGACTACACGAGCGTCGGCCTTGCCGTTGTCTGACCTCCTGAAAATGGCAGCAGCGAAGAGCCCCGATGACGAACGAGAAAAAGCTTATCTCATGTTCGATGAGAGCTCCATCTCAGACGATAACGATGTGAAAGCACTCTATGAAGGCATAGCAGCCATACCGAGTATGCGCGATGACAAACATAGCGAACGGCGAATGCGAATTATTCGGCACCTCGCAGCGCAACTGACGAAATGCCAGAGGCCGGAACAACATGCAATCCTGAAGGAATTGCTGGAAAGGGAAGATCGGGACATCCCGAAGGGATATCTCGGACCGTGGGGGGTCAAATCGGAAGAGGAACTTAGCAGGGAGTCGGTTCGCTACGAGCGGCTGAGCGCAATCATGAACGCGGTCGGCCATGGGAAGAACGAGCTTGCATTACCGACTTTGCGAAAAATGCGAGGAAAGGGCGGCCAAGCTCAAAAGATGGCAGAAACGGCTATTGGTCGAATCGGCAAAGACGATGACCTAGATGCCTTCATCCGGGAAATCAAATCCGATCCGAATTCAAACATTGACCTAATTGAATTTGGACGAAAGTCTTTCGACAGAATCCTGCGAGAGATTGACGATTCCTCCGTACCTGCTGCGGAGAAGCGTCGAATTGCAGCGCGACTTCCTAGCGCTGTGAGAAAAGAAGATCTTCCAACGATAACGAAACTGCTCAAGAATGAAAACCCAGATATCGTAGACATTGTCACGGGAATAGTTGGCCGAAGCGTAACAGCGGACGATGACGTGATAATCAGAGACATGCTGAAAAGCCCTCAAAGGATGATTAGGGGGCCTGCCCTGCTAGCCATTGATCGCCTTTGGGACAAGAAGTATCTGCCCGATGTTTTGACCACGCTAAAAAAGGGCGCTACTCCCTGGGAAAGATCCTGTGCCGCAAGAATCCTTGGCTCGCACAAAGTCGTTGAATCCGAGCAGGCGCTTCAAGACGCGGCAAGAAATGACCCCACGGAGAGCGTCAGGGAGTCGGCTTCATTTGCTTATCAGTCTCTAACGAAATGACCTGACCCCGGAAATCCGGCCAGTGTTCAGAGAATCCCCGTGCGTGAAGGCCCCTCCCCGACCTGACTCCGTCTCTTACGTAGCCAGTACATCCTCGCCCTCACATTTGCCCCCACGTCTTTCCCCCGACACGCCGCACTGGCCCTTCGCTTGACCTCGCGCACGAGCCCCTTCATTGTCCGGCCGCCCTCCAGCAGCAGGGCATCAATGATCGGGGCCAGCGGCCGCTTGCGATCCTCCAGGGTCGACCGAGTAGACTCCTTGTAAGGGGCCGGCCGGAGCTCAAGGCTGGACGGCCTCTCTTTCAACGGCTTGAGCGGATAGGTCGCTGGGACGAAGAATCGGTTATCCGTTTGGAGGCTTTGCAGCACCCTGCTCTCCCCTTCCCGCCCCAGGAGACGAACAGGTAGTCCAGTAGCCGTAATATAATCCTGGCCAGCCTTTGACTTTTTCATGCCCTATCCTTTACGATGAGTCCCATCGTCCTCTAAGACGACGGGATTCTAAATTTTCACACATGAACTACCTCAAATTTGGGGGGAAGGGCAAGCCCCAATCTCCGCGATGACCTTCTCACCATCGGCAATTCTGCCCCACGCGTAGGGCCAGGCCAACGACAAAGGCGGGATATATTGCGTATTTCCTGGCACCGGAACAAAAGGACGAATTAGACCGATAAGATTTCGCCCTCGCCGTCGCCGCCAGTTTTCTGGCGAATGTATAACCGCTGTTCCCTGCTCAGCGGGCAAAGTGGTTATGTTTGAATCCCGTGGGTGGAAACACCGACGGGATTTCAAACTTTTAGGCAAAAAAGCCACCTTCAAGTCGAGGAATCTCGGCAAATCCGCGATGGGCAGTTCATGCAGTTCGGCGGTGATCCGGTCCTTGTAGACCCGCACCTGCTTGAACAAGAGGCGCATCATCCGCGCCTGCATTTCTGGCGGCAGGCGATAAATGAAACGGGCGAAGCGCTGCAGGGTCGCCTGGATTACGTCGGCGTCATAGACGGCCTTCTTCTGGAAGCCAATCTTGGCGTCCAGCTCCCCCAAACGAGCCTCGAGGGTAGCCTTCGCCGCCTCGATATCCCGTAGCTCCTTCTTGGCCGACTCGATACCATCCGTCCCTCCCGCCAGGGTCAAGAGGTAGCGGACCTTTTGCTCCAGGGTCGCGAGTTGGCCATGGATCTCCCGCTTTTCGTTCTCCAATGGCCCGACCTGTTGGCGCGTGGCCTCCCGAACCTTCTCTACTACCCGTTCCAGAAGCGGCCGGTCGTATCCTACGGCGGCCAGCCTCTCAATCAGATTCTCCTCGACCTTCCTGGCATTGATCGTCCCCACGGCGCACCTGGCGGGGAGGCCGTTCACCTTGCCGATGCACTTGTAGTAGAGATAGACCTTCTCCTTTTTGGGCTGGACGAAACTCACCATGGCGCTGTCGCATTCGCCGCACCGGATCAGCCCCTTGAACAAGAACCCATGCTTATTGCGACCCTCGATGGGGGCGCGCTCCCGCACGTTGTGTGATTTGAGGAGGCGCTGCGCGGTCTCGAATACCTGCGGGTCCACCATGGGCTTATGCTGGCCAGGGAACTCCAGACCTGTCCGGTCGTTCGTGACGAACCCGATGTAGACCTTTCGCTGCAGGATGCGGATGATGGCGTCAGGATCGAACGGTTTGCCCCCGAAGGTCTCCCCCTTCTCGGTCGTGTAGACCTTCCGCCGATAGCCCCTGCGGTTGATCTCGTCGGCCACGCGAAAGGTGGACTGCCGCTCGATGTAAAGCTCAAATATGCGGCGGACGAGCTGGGCCTCCTCTTCGTTGACCACCAGAAGCTTGTCCTTGAGGTCGTAGCCCAAGGGTGCCAGGCCGCCGCACCACAGGCCCTTCTTGGCGCGGGCCAGGTGGAAGTCTTTGGAGCGCTCCACATCAAGCTCGCGGGAGTACTGGGCGAACTGCATGAGTATCGACACCATGAGCCTCCCCTGAGGGCTCTTGGTGTCGATGGACTCCGTGGCCGATACGAAGGCAACATTATGCTTCTCGAACAGTTCTAGGAGGAAGTCGAAATCCTTCCGGTTGCGCGTGAGGCGGTCAATCTTGTAGACGATGACCCCGTTGACCCGCCCCTGCTCCACGGCCCGAAGCAGGCGCTTCATGGATGGCCGCTTGAGGTCCTTACCGGACTCGTTGGGGTCCTCGAACTTCTCCGGGCACTCCACCCAGCCCTTCTCTTTCTGGATCTGGATGTAGCTGCGGCAGCACCCGGTCTGGGCGTCGAGAGAGGTAACCTCCCCCATGAGGTTCTCGTCATTACTCTTGCGGGCGTATATGGCAATGACGACGGGCTTCTTATCGTCCACCGCTCCGTTGTTTTCGACCATGCCTACCTCCCGGCCCCCATTGAAGGAGTACCTTCTATCCCGCCTGGAATCAAGTCATTTCCTGCCTCATTCTCCGACGAAGAATCTGCCCCGGATTCAGCCAAACGCACGACCCCATCGGCCATGACCCAGGCCAGGGCATCCAGGCGAACAGCCGGCGTCAGCTCCTGAGGGTCGAGATTGCCGACAGGTCCCCTGATCTTCATGCCGGATCGTCCCATCCCAGCCGCCGGCCGCACTTGGCACAGAGGACGGCGTTGAGCTTATTGGGGCCTCCGCAGCGCCAGCAGTTGCGCGTGGTTTTAGGAAACCCATCGGAGTCCGTGTCCACGAAATCGTCCATGTAGGTGATGCGGGGCTCCGTGCGCTGGGCCTCGACGCCCTGGAGCGCGATCCAGAGGGCGTCCAGCACGTCATCGGTGGCCGCGTGCGGGAACTGGAGAAGCTCCTCCTCCAATTGCTCGACCCAGCCCCCAACCTCGCGCCTGGGCAGGCGAATAGCCCCGCTCTCGAACAAGGGGGCCAATCCCCTCAAGCGGGCGTGTTTGTCTCCTTGGGTATTGACAGGGCGCAAAGGCAAAAGGCGCGTCTCAGGATCGGTGCGCAGGGTCTCGATGAAGACGCTTTGGTAACCGTTGGCCTCGACCGTGATGAGCCGCGGGTGGTGGAGCTTGTGGATTCTCTTGACGCTCTTGAGCTGCTCCGCGAACGGTATCCGGTCCCTGTAGGCGTTGGCCACGAACACCGTCCCATCCCGGTCCAGGGCGATGGTGACCACGGCGAAGCGGGAGTTCCCCTCGGAGCGCCCTATGGCCAGATCCACGCCCGAGAACATGGTGGACCGGTCAGGGAGCTGCTCGTAGCGGCCCTGGTCGAGCCAGTGTTGAGGTTCAGCGCCTAGTGGAATATTTGGCTGTTTGAAATCGTTGCGGTTCTAAGGGCGTTCGTAAGCCGCTAAAATGGAGAGGCTTATGAACGAGAAAGAGAAGCCGGAGCAGAACGCCGAAGACTTCGTTAAGGGCGTCAAACGCCGCACGCGGAAGAAGTTCACCGCCGAAGAGAAGATCCGCATCGTCCTGGAAGGGATGAAGCGGGACATCTCGGTGGCCGAACTGTGTAGGCGCGAAGGGATCCCGTCAGCCGCCTATTACAGTTGGACGAAGGACTTCATGGAAGGCGGCAAGGCCCAGCTACAGAGGGACGCCCGCCGCCATGCCGACGGCAGCGCGGTCGACCAGCTCAAGAAGGAGAACGCCGTTCTGCGCGAGCTGGTGGCCGACAAAGAGATCACCATCCGTATCTTTAAAAAAAGTCTCGGCGGGGAGGGCACTTGAAGTTGTCCCCGCCCGAGAAGGCAAAGCTGGTCGAGGAGATCTCGCGAGAGCCCGATCGGCTGAAGCGGCTGCGGGAGCTGGGGATTGCATCCTCGACCTACTACGGCTGGAAGCGGCGCTACGCGGCGCGAGGTCCGGAGGCGTTCGTCGTACGGGCCAGCGCGCCCAAACGCGTCTGGAACCGCCTGAGCGTGGCCGAGCGCGAGCTGATCGAGAACGAGGCACGCAAGCACACGGAGCTCAGCCCGCGGCTGCTGGCCGTGATGCTGACGGAGCAGCACGGCGTGGCGGTGGGCGAGACGACGGTCTACCGCGTCCTGAAGGCCAAGGGGCTGGTTCGGCAGAGGCCGATGGACCAGCGGCCGGCGGCGAAGGTGTGGAAGAAGCCGACGCAGGCGGTCGACGAGATCTGGCAGCTGGATGCGACGAACTTCTTCATCCCGGAGTTCGGTTACTACAAGGGCATCCCGGTGCTCGACGACCATTCGCGCAAGCTGCTGGCCTGTCCGGTGAAGCCGGACGAGAGTTCGCAGTCGGCCTCGGACGCTATGGAGATGGCCCTGGAGACGGCGCAGGGCGAGGGCCACGTCATCGAGACGCGGCCGACCCTGCTGACGGTGTTGAGGTTCAGCGCCTAGTGGAATATTTGGCTGTTTGAAATCGTTGCGGTTCTAAGGGCGTTCGTAAGCCGCTAAAATGGAGAGGCTTATGAACGAGAAAGAGAAGCCGGAGCAGAACGCCGAAGACTTCGTTAAGGGCGTCAAACGCCGCACGCGGAAGAAGTTCACCGCCGAAGAGAAGATCCGCATCGTCCTGGAAGGGATGAAGCGGGACATCTCGGTGGCCGAACTGTGTAGGCGCGAAGGGATCCCGTCAGCCGCCTATTACAGTTGGACGAAGGACTTCATGGAAGGCGGCAAGGCCCAGCTACAGAGGGACGCCCGCCGCCATGCCGACGGCAGCGCGGTCGACCAGCTCAAGAAGGAGAACGCCGTTCTGCGCGAGCTGGTGGCCGACAAAGAGATCACCATCCGTATCTTTAAAAAAAGTCTCGGCGGGGAGGGCACTTGAAGTTGTCCCCGCCCGAGAAGGCAAAGCTGGTCGAGGAGATCTCGCGAGAGCCCGATCGGCTGAAGCGGCTGCGGGAGCTGGGGATTGCATCCTCGACCTACTACGGCTGGAAGCGGCGCTACGCGGCGCGAGGTCCGGAGGCGTTCGTCGTACGGGCCAGCGCGCCCAAACGCGTCTGGAACCGCCTGAGCGTGGCCGAGCGCGAGCTGATCGAGAACGAGGCACGCAAGCACACGGAGCTCAGCCCGCGGCTGCTGGCCGTGATGCTGACGGAGCAGCACGGCGTGGCGGTGGGCGAGACGACGGTCTACCGCGTCCTGAAGGCCAAGGGGCTGGTTCGGCAGAGGCCGATGGACCAGCGGCCGGCGGCGAAGGTGTGGAAGAAGCCGACGCAGGCGGTCGACGAGATCTGGCAGCTGGATGCGACGAACTTCTTCATCCCGGAGTTCGGTTACTACAAGGGCATCCCGGTGCTCGACGACCATTCGCGCAAGCTGCTGGCCTGTCCGGTGAAGCCGGACGAGAGTTCGCAGTCGGCCTCGGACGCTATGGAGATGGCCCTGGAGACGGCGCAGGGCGAGGGCCACGTCATCGAGACGCGGCCGACCCTGCTGACGGACAATGGAGCGGGGTTCGCAGGCGAGGTGATGAGCAAGTACCTGAAAGCTCGAGGCGTGAAGCACATCTTCGGAGCGCCTTATCACCCGCAGACGCAGGGCAAGGTGGAGCGGTTCAACCGGACGCTCAAGGAGAAGGTCAACCTGTGGGTTTACGGGACGCCCGAGGATCTGCAGACGGCCATCGACAAGATGGTCGAGGTCTACAACGAGACGCCGCACGAAGCGTTGAAGAACGTGAGCCCGAACGACGTCTACGCGGGCAGGAAGGACGAGGTGCTGGAGCGGCGGGCCAAAATCAGGCTAGAGACGCTGGCCCGGCGTTATGCGTACAATATGGGACGGACGCCCGAACCGCAAAGAGTTTCAAGTGGTGAATATTCCCGAAATCGCTGAAGACGTACACTTTCTACCACCCTCAAATGGCTCTCTCAGAATTGCAGCAACTCCTCCAGAATAACCCCAAAGCCGGTGAGATTCTATCCGACCTCGCCAAGAGCATGCCCCCAAGCTTCCCCATCCGGGTCAAGGTTGAAACCGCTGCAGTGGAATTAGGCCAGAAACCTGGCGAGCCCAAATAGACTCCCTGAGCTACTGAATTTATTCCGTCCAAATGCCATCTTCCGAGCCCTTCCCAGGGAAAGAAGCGGCATATCGTTTATTCCGCCCAGGAGAAGGCCACGCGGTGAGTTCTATCTTTTACACAGACTGGGCCGAGTTTTTGGAATAAACCGGAGGCGCTGGAAAGCCCCTCCGGTTCTTCTTTTCTGTGCGGCAGAGATGAGACCTGCGTCGTGGCCTGTTGTCTAGAACATATCCCGCAGTTCGAACCGAACTATTCGTCGGTCGTCGCGCTCATCACTAAGGACATACAGACGGCCGTTGCCATCTAACCGGATGCGATTGACCCAACCCCCGATGTGCTTGGCAAGACTGAACTCTTTGACGAAGGCTCCATCCGGCTGAAACTTCA includes the following:
- a CDS encoding helix-turn-helix domain-containing protein — protein: MKLSPPEKAKLVEEISREPDRLKRLRELGIASSTYYGWKRRYAARGPEAFVVRASAPKRVWNRLSVAERELIENEARKHTELSPRLLAVMLTEQHGVAVGETTVYRVLKAKGLVRQRPMDQRPAAKVWKKPTQAVDEIWQLDATNFFIPEFGYYKGIPVLDDHSRKLLACPVKPDESSQSASDAMEMALETAQGEGHVIETRPTLLTVLRFSA
- a CDS encoding transposase; translation: MNEKEKPEQNAEDFVKGVKRRTRKKFTAEEKIRIVLEGMKRDISVAELCRREGIPSAAYYSWTKDFMEGGKAQLQRDARRHADGSAVDQLKKENAVLRELVADKEITIRIFKKSLGGEGT
- a CDS encoding recombinase family protein, with the translated sequence MVENNGAVDDKKPVVIAIYARKSNDENLMGEVTSLDAQTGCCRSYIQIQKEKGWVECPEKFEDPNESGKDLKRPSMKRLLRAVEQGRVNGVIVYKIDRLTRNRKDFDFLLELFEKHNVAFVSATESIDTKSPQGRLMVSILMQFAQYSRELDVERSKDFHLARAKKGLWCGGLAPLGYDLKDKLLVVNEEEAQLVRRIFELYIERQSTFRVADEINRRGYRRKVYTTEKGETFGGKPFDPDAIIRILQRKVYIGFVTNDRTGLEFPGQHKPMVDPQVFETAQRLLKSHNVRERAPIEGRNKHGFLFKGLIRCGECDSAMVSFVQPKKEKVYLYYKCIGKVNGLPARCAVGTINARKVEENLIERLAAVGYDRPLLERVVEKVREATRQQVGPLENEKREIHGQLATLEQKVRYLLTLAGGTDGIESAKKELRDIEAAKATLEARLGELDAKIGFQKKAVYDADVIQATLQRFARFIYRLPPEMQARMMRLLFKQVRVYKDRITAELHELPIADLPRFLDLKVAFLPKSLKSRRCFHPRDSNITTLPAEQGTAVIHSPENWRRRRGRNLIGLIRPFVPVPGNTQYIPPLSLAWPYAWGRIADGEKVIAEIGACPSPQI
- the terL gene encoding phage terminase large subunit, whose product is MDLAIGRSEGNSRFAVVTIALDRDGTVFVANAYRDRIPFAEQLKSVKRIHKLHHPRLITVEANGYQSVFIETLRTDPETRLLPLRPVNTQGDKHARLRGLAPLFESGAIRLPRREVGGWVEQLEEELLQFPHAATDDVLDALWIALQGVEAQRTEPRITYMDDFVDTDSDGFPKTTRNCWRCGGPNKLNAVLCAKCGRRLGWDDPA
- a CDS encoding DDE-type integrase/transposase/recombinase; amino-acid sequence: MKLSPPEKAKLVEEISREPDRLKRLRELGIASSTYYGWKRRYAARGPEAFVVRASAPKRVWNRLSVAERELIENEARKHTELSPRLLAVMLTEQHGVAVGETTVYRVLKAKGLVRQRPMDQRPAAKVWKKPTQAVDEIWQLDATNFFIPEFGYYKGIPVLDDHSRKLLACPVKPDESSQSASDAMEMALETAQGEGHVIETRPTLLTDNGAGFAGEVMSKYLKARGVKHIFGAPYHPQTQGKVERFNRTLKEKVNLWVYGTPEDLQTAIDKMVEVYNETPHEALKNVSPNDVYAGRKDEVLERRAKIRLETLARRYAYNMGRTPEPQRVSSGEYSRNR